From Plasmodium relictum strain SGS1 genome assembly, chromosome: 8, the proteins below share one genomic window:
- a CDS encoding valine--tRNA ligase, putative gives MKKIFTFLILYIIGHLTKVYNRLLCFKKINFFIKKSYRNRTTLNKSKKYISYVSKNTDKNINIYNIKRRNNEEYNRYFSNILKNSNIKKYLSIYKLIKPFNLSKIKIFTSYIQIIYIYIKSFLNFKVKNEYNKNIISQKCNKNRSFLISNILKIISKKNNELVNIFRYGFFKKDYIILNYELLIEILRRDITKLSVYINYFIFLYNIDEIDKIYNNSIIKYLYLFKKNRQKQYIENFNKANYSNSFILIYPPPNLSGKLHAGHFFNFIYQNIFFLYNKHILSKYSIPFFGSDHGGLSAHEMFSKKFEKKNLNKEEYLVEIKKWQINLKKNILEIMKKMNILVDEKKFYNTMDEPMKNIVDKSFYILYKNNLIESKFYPVYYCEELNTIIPNFDLIFKKEQKDTFQLKLYLIEKKSINKSNENKDTDGYYRNHDEHENINSNIKEYMYTENRKENIRTYYDKENENYYIKENKNSIDVKFFHKKKFHFEYLNEEEINSINKLHYINIELENLENLNKLIAILYLSKKEKFQNKYVLLPFSNKAIPLIFHKKKIFYSSLINNEDEEETDIFIPVFSLKNENMYDFKNKEHYTFTNKNYEKKVNTLNTENKNSIFHKLEKNNLIKIVNQKNSTMKNAYYKNYKCILTLSEQWSIRYHELKKLFYESCNKDFTIIPSKFKDCFFDNSINNHEWFLSRQIYFGHHIPLFKYDNFETKKKDLTYKNFSCFVYGKNVNEAYENLINSNYFENDKLKKEFLKKEEDVLDSWFSSSLYFLYCLYQNKIDLYKLLQIKNFLVDFIYTGKDIMYPWIIRSFVLLNYFIKNDYIKDILYSEKENDNNILSGSMKNINNNMNNANSKMDKTNDNINNTNNDMSSNNKKYLYDKKMKYLEKSYLANTVKFHGILKDNTGKKISKSEKNSTYYDKCLENANIDSIRLSFSFLQKSTEDIIFSENFIRKSNKFIRKIWNIGNFIKKNCSFKSYIEINNYLLSDNQKIHDFLKKTVQKISDIGIFEKYCDTIKSIICEMKCYNISKSINLIHIFVMNFFSKFYLNYYLYDYNNKKIKNFLIFYIFKGILKILYPFIPHITEILFIQLYLRYESNIYTPFNSLSCNYNFFKNENFSLKENLEERYFIAFEQIYSYLRKYKKNAYSDKIINIYLKKHQGIFLINYFKNEEIIFKKAFNLNVSFKIFDKNTLNDQEDVNNNQSKKMLYCNEYFVILS, from the exons atgaaaaaaatttttacttttttgattctttatattattggCCATTTAACAAAAGTATATAATAGattattatgttttaaaaaaataaacttttttattaaaaaatcttACAGAAACAGAACtacattaaataaaagtaaaaaatatattagctATGTTTCAAAGAATACAGATAAAaacattaatatatataatatcaaaagaagaaataatgaagaatataACCGctatttttctaatattttaaaaaatagtaatataaaaaagtatttaagtatatataaattaattaagcCATTTAActtatcaaaaataaaaatatttacttcATATATacaaatcatatatatatatataaaatcatttttaaattttaaagtgaaaaatgaatataataaaaatataatttcacAAAAATGTAACAAAAATAGGTCATTTCTAATAAGCAATATTCTTAAAATAATaagtaaaaagaataatgaactggtaaatatttttagatatggcttttttaaaaaggattatattattttaaactaTGAATTACTCATTGAAATACTAAGAAGAGATATAACGAAATTAAGTGtgtatattaattattttattttcttatataatattgatgaaatagataaaatttataacaactcaataattaaatatctttatttatttaaaaaaaatagacaaaaacaatatatagaaaattttaataaagcaAATTACTCCAATTCTTTTATTCTGATTTATCCACCACCTAATTTGTCAGGAAAATTACATGCAggacatttttttaattttatttatcaaaatattttttttctttataataaacatattttatcaaaatattCTATCCCTTTTTTTG GTTCTGATCATGGAGGTTTAAGTGCTCATGAAATGTTTTccaaaaaatttgaaaaaaaaaatttaaataaagaagagTATTTagttgaaataaaaaaatggcaaatcaatttaaaaaaaaatatattagaaattatgaaaaaaatgaatattctTGTTGAtgagaaaaaattttataacacAATGGATGAGCCAATGAAAAATATCGTCGATAaatcattttatattttatataaaaataatttgataGAAAGCAAATTTTATCCTGTTTATTATTGCGAAGAATTAAATACTATCATTCCaaattttgatttaatatttaaaaaagaacaaaaagaTACATTTCAAttgaaattatatttaatagaaaaaaaaagcataaataaatcaaatgaaaataaggATACTGATGGTTACTATAGGAATCATGATGAACATGAGAATATTAATAGTaatattaaagaatatatgtatactgaaaatagaaaagaaaatattagaaCATATTATGATaaggaaaatgaaaattattatattaaagaaaacaaaaactCAATCGATGTAAAATTTTTccataagaaaaaatttcattttgaaTATTTGAATGAAGAGGAAATTaattcaattaataaattacattatattaatatagaaTTGGAAAAtcttgaaaatttaaataaattaatagctattttatatttgtcgaagaaagaaaaatttcaaaataaatatgttttattGCCATTTTCAAATAAAGCAATacctttaatttttcataaaaaaaaaattttttattcctcattaattaataatgaGGATGAAGAAGAGACAGATATATTTATACCTGTATTTTCACTAAAAAATGAGAACATGTAtgatttcaaaaataaagagcattatacttttacaaataaaaacTACGAAAAGAAAGTAAATACTTTGAAtacagaaaataaaaatagcatttttcataaattagaaaaaaataatttaataaaaatagtgaATCAGAAAAATAGTACTATGAAAAACGCTtactataaaaattataaatgtatattaaCATTATCAGAGCAATGGAGTATAAGATAtcatgaattaaaaaaattattttatgaaaGTTGTAATAAAGATTTTACTATAATACCTTCAAAATTTAAAGATTGTTTTTTTGACAATTCAATAAATAATCATGAATGGTTTTTAAGTAGACAGATTTATTTTGGTCATCATATtcctttatttaaatatgataattttgaaacaaagaaaaaggatttaacatataaaaatttttcttgtTTTGTATATggaaaaaatgtaaatgaagcctatgaaaatttaattaattctaattattttgaaaacgataaattaaagaaagaattcctaaaaaaagaagaagatgTTCTAGATAGCTGGTTTTCCTCTTCTTTGTACTTTTTATATTGCTTgtatcaaaataaaattgatttatataaattattgcaaataaagaattttttagttgattttatttacactgGTAAAGATATAATGTATCCATGGATAATAAGAAGTTTTGttcttttgaattattttataaaaaatgattatataAAGGATATATTATATTCTGAAAAAGagaatgataataatatccTTAGCGGTAGTATGaagaatattaataataatatgaataatgcCAATAGTAAAATGGATAAAActaatgataatattaataatactaataatGATATGAGCagtaataacaaaaaatatttatatgataaaaaaatgaaatatttagaaaaaagttatttagCTAATACTGTAAAATTTCATGgaattttaaaagataatacaggaaaaaaaattagcaaAAGTGAAAAAAATTCCACATATTACGATAAATGTTTAGAAAATGCAAATATTGATTCTATAAGATTATCTTTTAGTTTTCTTCAAAAAAGCACAGaagatattattttttcagaAAATTTTATTCGTAAGagtaataaatttattagaaaaatttgGAATATTggaaattttataaaaaaaaattgttcttTTAAGTcatatatagaaataaataattatctaTTAAGTGATAATCAAAAAATTcatgattttttaaaaaaaacagttCAAAAAATATCAGATATTGGcatatttgaaaaatattgtGATACTATAAAGTCAATAATATGTGAAATGAAATGTTATAATATATCCAAAAGtattaatttaattcatatttttgtaatgaattttttctccaaattttatttaaattattatttatatgattataataataaaaaaataaaaaattttttaatattctatatttttaaaggaATACTAAAAATTCTCTATCCATTTATTCCTCATATAACAGAAATTTTGTTTATTCAACTTTATTTAAGATATgaatcaaatatatatactccATTTAATTCGCTATCttgtaattataatttttttaaaaatgaaaacttTTCGTTAAAAGAAAATCTTGAGGAAAGATATTTTATTGCCTTTGAACAAATTTATAGTTATCTTCGCAAGTATAAAAAGAATGCATATTctgataaaataataaatatttatttgaaaaaacaTCAAGGaatctttttaattaattattttaaaaatgaagaaatcatatttaaaaaagctTTTAACTTAAatgtttcttttaaaatttttgataaaaatacgTTAAATGATCAAGAGGATGTAAATAACAATCaatcaaaaaaaatgctATATTGTAATGaatattttgtaattttgtcataa